The Methermicoccus shengliensis DSM 18856 nucleotide sequence CTAATTGTTCTGTTCCATCACTGTTCACCATCCAGATATGGGAATTCTCTCCTTTGAGAAGGGAATGGAAAGCTATTTTTCTTCCATCGGGAGACCACTCTGGAGAAAAGCTCCAAAAACCTTTACCAGAACACAGTCCTCTCTTACCGCTTCCATCGACGTTCATCACGCAGAGTGAGGATGAAAAGTTGATGTAGGTTGAAACATCCGAGATGTTAAGAGCGCTTGCCGCTACAAACGCCATCTTTCTACCATCCGGGGACCATGAGATGTCCCGCTCATTTCCCTCAGTAGACGTTAACTGCGTCTTTCCAGACCCGTCTGAGTTCATTATCCACACATCAAAGTTACCAGAACGATTCGAAAGAAAGGCTATTTTATCTCCACCAGGCTGCCAGCGAGGATTTATATCATCCCCTTCATATGTGGTCAGCCTAGTTTTATTGCTTCCATCAGGGTTCATTACCCAGATGTCTTTATTTCCGGAGCATTCAGAAACAAAAGCGATTCTGTCTCCGGAAGGACTCCATGCTACCCCTCTTACATGCCCGGGGCTGGTAGCAAGTTGAAGCTTATTGCCCCCATCACTATTAATCACCCATATCGTTGTGGTGTGATCACGTCGTAGATACGACCTGAAAACAATCCTTCTTCCATCCGGGCTCCAGGAAGAAAAGAACTCCATTGCAGGAGTATTGGTTAGTCGA carries:
- a CDS encoding PD40 domain-containing protein is translated as MRQKVLVLAIAFLIMSIPLIGMASGTTENITQLTHQGVNYYPAWSPDGKRIAFVSSSSDRDSIWVMDDDGSNKSRLFTANKGEMISDICWSPDGGKIAFTRWSDGNTDVWVINSDGSNAVRLTNTPAMEFFSSWSPDGRRIVFRSYLRRDHTTTIWVINSDGGNKLQLATSPGHVRGVAWSPSGDRIAFVSECSGNKDIWVMNPDGSNKTRLTTYEGDDINPRWQPGGDKIAFLSNRSGNFDVWIMNSDGSGKTQLTSTEGNERDISWSPDGRKMAFVAASALNISDVSTYINFSSSLCVMNVDGSGKRGLCSGKGFWSFSPEWSPDGRKIAFHSLLKGENSHIWMVNSDGTEQLEITDGKASDITPRWSPDGREIVFVSDRSGNLDIWVITLEEGVATTPTPASILGAAGEVPGFDGIIAVLVLLIMCAVRLKMKRC